From Candoia aspera isolate rCanAsp1 chromosome 4, rCanAsp1.hap2, whole genome shotgun sequence, a single genomic window includes:
- the LOC134496561 gene encoding olfactory receptor 6M1-like, with the protein MKNQTTVTEFILLGFSATKRLEPLIFSSFCITYTIALLGNLVIITLVWCDHSLHSPMYIFIANLSFLETLYTTTVIPKMLVNLMNHRKSISSQNCILQAYFYFSAGSTEFFLLAVMSFDRFIAICNPLRYTAIMNPTFCIKLLAASWMWGYFVVIPPAVLVGQLPFCGPNIINHFFCDVDPLLKLACSDTRNIEMISFVDSALLLLGSLLITGISYIFIIATVVQIPSAKGRQKAFSTCASHLIVVTLFYGSSIFIYVQPRKSHSLDLNKAASILNTVITPLLNPFIYSLRNKKVKEALAQFIRKKMSLLISLRVLKKENGSLHCM; encoded by the coding sequence ATGAAGAACCAGACAACTGTGACAGAATTCATCCTTCTTGGATTCTCTGCAACTAAGAGACTGGAACCCCTgatcttctcttctttttgcaTTACCTATACTATTGCTCTGCTGGGCAACCTTGTTATTATTACATTGGTGTGGTGTGATCACAGCCTTCATAGCCCAATGTACATCTTTATTGCCAATTTATCTTTTTTAGAGACTCTTTACACCACCACAGTTATTCCCAAAATGCTAGTCAACCTCATGAATCATAGAAAATCAATTTCTTCTCAAAATTGCATTTTGCAAGCTTACTTCTACTTCTCTGCAGGTTCCACAGAGTTCTTCCTTTTGGCTGTCATGTCATTTGATCGTTTTATTGCTATTTGCAATCCACTGAGGTATACAGCTATTATGAACCCAACATTTTGCATCAAACTCTTAGCTGCCTCTTGGATGTGGGGATACTTTGTTGTGATCCCACCAGCTGTCTTGGTAGGCCAGCTACCATTCTGTGGCCCTAATATCAtcaaccatttcttctgtgatgttGATCCCCTACTCAAGTTGGCCTGCTCTGATACAAGAAATATTGAGATGATTAGTTTTGTTGACTCAGCCTTGCTCCTTTTAGGATCATTACTGATAACAGGGATCTCCTACATTTTTATCATTGCAACAGTAGTTCAGATCCCCTCAGCCAAAGGGCGACAGAAAGCATTTTCAACGTGTGCTTCACATCTAATTGTGGTGACTCTCTTCTATGGAAGTTCTATTTTCATCTATGTTCAGCCACGAAAAAGCCACTCATTGGACCTCAACAAAGCGGCCAGCATTCTGAATACAGTGATAACCCCACTACTGAACCCTTTCATTTATAGCCTGAGAAACAAGAAAGTTAAAGAAGCCTTGGCACAGTTTATCAGGAAGAAAATGTCCCTGCTAATTAGTCTAAGAGTTCTAAAAAAGGAGAATGGGTCTTTGCACTGCATGTAA